One part of the Tachysurus fulvidraco isolate hzauxx_2018 chromosome 23, HZAU_PFXX_2.0, whole genome shotgun sequence genome encodes these proteins:
- the LOC113641880 gene encoding G-protein coupled receptor 182-like isoform X1 codes for MELEHNTTSDHNETSWFFECNLELDQDTRRIWLFLLYLFLFMVGLVENCLVIWVNWRRRHSASGVLFCVINMSLSDLMVVFTLPFFMLEVAMADVWVWGRFLCKVTHFIYVINFYSSSFFLAFMTLERYLTVTRPNTPACFPLQPRHRRWLLCAGVWLLSLVLGLLENVHVDLLEWHEPGCYVIPEKNFTEWFLSLAFFSIIFQLLGPASVIITCNILIARAIRASPDVQNHRDLWLLHVYSLVFMACWLPYHFMTFMLVVDILNPYLMSCNTTKIIVFSLSIVQCISFFHCIANPILYNFLSKSFRANLINDIFSRLSSPPFGKVANTADGVGRSQQKERKLSNASTSHSEIGT; via the exons atgGAACTcgaacacaacactacatcagaccaCAATGAAACATCATGGTTTTTTGAATGTAACCTTGAGCTGGACCAGGACACTCGGCGCATTTGGCTCTTCCTGCTCTACCTGTTCCTGTTCATGGTGGGTTTGGTCGAGAACTGCCTGGTGATTTGGGTAAACTGGCGCAGGCGACACTCAGCCAGCGGTGTGCTCTTCTGTGTTATCAACATGAGCCTGTCTGACCTGATGGTGGTTTTCACTTTGCCATTCTTCATGCTGGAAGTAGCAATGGCCGATGTTTGGGTTTGGGGTCGATTCCTCTGCAAGGTGACGCACTTCATCTACGTCATCAACTTCTACAGCAGTTCCTTCTTCCTGGCCTTCATGACTCTCGAGAGGTACCTTACGGTAACGCGACCAAACACGCCTGCATGCTTCCCGCTGCAGCCCAGGCACCGGCGATGGCTGCTGTGTGCCGGAGTGTGGCTTCTGTCCCTGGTTTTGGGGTTGCTAGAAAATGTACACGTAGACCTGCTTGAGTGGCATGAACCCGGCTGCTACGTGATTCCTGAGAAAAACTTCACTGAGTGGTTTCTCTCCCTTGCCTTCTTCTCCATTATCTTTCAGCTGTTAGGTCCTGCGTCGGTCATCATCACCTGCAACATCCTGATTGCGCGGGCCATTCGGGCCTCTCCGGACGTACAGAATCACAGAGATCTTTGGTTGTTGCACGTGTACTCACTGGTCTTCATGGCCTGCTGGCTACCTTACCATTTTATGACATTCATGCTCGTGGTGGACATCCTGAACCCATACCTGATGTCCTGCAACACTACAAAAATAATAGTTTTCTCTTTGAGCATTGTACAGTGTATCTCATTCTTCCATTGCATTGCCAACCCCATTCTCTATAACTTCCTGAGCAAGAGCTTTCGTGCCAACCTCATTAACGATATTTTTTCCCGTCTTTCCTCACCACCGTTCGGCAAGGTAGCCAATACAGCCGATGGTGTGGGGAG GTCACAGCAGAAGGAGCGAAAGCTCAGCAATGCCAGCACCAGTCACTCAGAGATAGGAACCTAA
- the LOC113641880 gene encoding G-protein coupled receptor 182-like isoform X2: MELEHNTTSDHNETSWFFECNLELDQDTRRIWLFLLYLFLFMVGLVENCLVIWVNWRRRHSASGVLFCVINMSLSDLMVVFTLPFFMLEVAMADVWVWGRFLCKVTHFIYVINFYSSSFFLAFMTLERYLTVTRPNTPACFPLQPRHRRWLLCAGVWLLSLVLGLLENVHVDLLEWHEPGCYVIPEKNFTEWFLSLAFFSIIFQLLGPASVIITCNILIARAIRASPDVQNHRDLWLLHVYSLVFMACWLPYHFMTFMLVVDILNPYLMSCNTTKIIVFSLSIVQCISFFHCIANPILYNFLSKSFRANLINDIFSRLSSPPFGKVANTADGVGRSQQKERKLSNASTSHSEIGT; this comes from the coding sequence atgGAACTcgaacacaacactacatcagaccaCAATGAAACATCATGGTTTTTTGAATGTAACCTTGAGCTGGACCAGGACACTCGGCGCATTTGGCTCTTCCTGCTCTACCTGTTCCTGTTCATGGTGGGTTTGGTCGAGAACTGCCTGGTGATTTGGGTAAACTGGCGCAGGCGACACTCAGCCAGCGGTGTGCTCTTCTGTGTTATCAACATGAGCCTGTCTGACCTGATGGTGGTTTTCACTTTGCCATTCTTCATGCTGGAAGTAGCAATGGCCGATGTTTGGGTTTGGGGTCGATTCCTCTGCAAGGTGACGCACTTCATCTACGTCATCAACTTCTACAGCAGTTCCTTCTTCCTGGCCTTCATGACTCTCGAGAGGTACCTTACGGTAACGCGACCAAACACGCCTGCATGCTTCCCGCTGCAGCCCAGGCACCGGCGATGGCTGCTGTGTGCCGGAGTGTGGCTTCTGTCCCTGGTTTTGGGGTTGCTAGAAAATGTACACGTAGACCTGCTTGAGTGGCATGAACCCGGCTGCTACGTGATTCCTGAGAAAAACTTCACTGAGTGGTTTCTCTCCCTTGCCTTCTTCTCCATTATCTTTCAGCTGTTAGGTCCTGCGTCGGTCATCATCACCTGCAACATCCTGATTGCGCGGGCCATTCGGGCCTCTCCGGACGTACAGAATCACAGAGATCTTTGGTTGTTGCACGTGTACTCACTGGTCTTCATGGCCTGCTGGCTACCTTACCATTTTATGACATTCATGCTCGTGGTGGACATCCTGAACCCATACCTGATGTCCTGCAACACTACAAAAATAATAGTTTTCTCTTTGAGCATTGTACAGTGTATCTCATTCTTCCATTGCATTGCCAACCCCATTCTCTATAACTTCCTGAGCAAGAGCTTTCGTGCCAACCTCATTAACGATATTTTTTCCCGTCTTTCCTCACCACCGTTCGGCAAGGTAGCCAATACAGCCGATGGTGTGGGGAGGTCACAGCAGAAGGAGAGAAAGCTCAGCAATGCCAGCACCAGTCACTCAGAGATAGGAACCTAA